The genome window tttaaatgtacatACTACAGTCCTAGGGTTTACTTAAACAAGGGGGATGTTTTAATATAATCCTTTTTCATCTATTATGGTGAACTACAGTAATAACCCACATTTACTGTGGAAAACTGATAATCCACACAATGTAGTCTTTTGAAGTCAAAGCCATCCTTTACTGTTGCCTTATTAAGACTCAAAATGTAAAGATAAATCCTTATATTATTTTTGAGTTATTTCCcactgttggaaaaactgcactAATGTCATCTCATTATCAAAATGGGGTTTAGACAGAAACAAGAGAAGATTCTGTCTGCACCATTTGTACAATGAAATCTGTGTGACGTGTCCATGATGATCAGATGTatggaaaagaaaacctttgagtGGCCTTGATGCTCCTCCCCATTCTTTAATCATTAATACATTTCCTGTTGAACGATTTTACGCCCACCCACCACACGCCATCACATCACACGCTTCCAGaatcaaacatttgaaacaacAAGTCTGAGATGCTGTCGCGTCTTTGCAACCCCTCGTCATCTGTCTCCAACCCGCCCTCTGGGGTTatggcttcctcctcctcgacaTCCCCCTGAGCCCCCTGTCCAATGTCCAAAAACACATTGTGCAACACGCAGGCGGTCAACACGACAGCTCTCGCTCGCTCGTAGTTTGCGATGTCCAGATACCTGAGCCTTTTAAATCTGGCCTTCAGGTTGCCAACTGCCTGATCCAGGATGTGGAAATGCTCCTCCAGCACCTTGTTGAAGAGCTCCTCTCTCGGTCCGAGACTTCCCGAATACGGAGTCAGAACCCGAGCGCTGAGCGGGTGTCCGCCTCTGGCCACGAGGCAGGAGCCGGGGGGCATCAGCTCAGGACGCTGCTTGAGTTTGTCCCTCAGAGCGCCGCCTCCGTCCGTGTCCGATCCTTTGCTGACGCTGCAGTGTAGAAACCGGCCACGGCGGTCGCACGCCAGCTGCAGGTTCAGCCAGGAGTCGGGATGCGcctccttcttcatcctcttcactTCAGGCACTGTGCTCTCCACGTCGTGTTTCCCTATCGGCAGGCGGATGGGGACGCGGGTGCGTCCCAACACTGCCAGGACCCGGGGAACACCTTGCTGATCCATCTCTGGACTGCAAAGTGGGAAAAGGGATTCCTCAGCCTCCCTGCCTggagaacagagaggagaacctgattaaaaaaaacctgttctACCTTCAGATCCTCGACAAAGCCGCCCCGATCCCGTCCAGTACACGCCCCCGGAGGTCAAACCCACCGACTGGCCACCGGATGTGCTTCTCCTCCAGCGCGTTGAGGCGCtcgcagaaggagaagaagatccTGTGGATGTTTCCTTTCTCCAGGTGGAAGCGGCGGGACACAGATCGGTAGCTGACGCGCTCAGACAGCAGGGCGAGGGACAGCAGGACGGTGTGGGACAGAGACAAGCGTGCACGTCCGGCCAATCGAGCCCTGGATCCGGAGCTTTGAAGCAGGCCTGTGATGTGCTAATGGGGGGAAGAAAAATGTCCATCAGTGGATTCAAGAGGTGTTTTAATGTGAAACCTGGTCATTGTTACTACAGAGACTCTCACAGGTCTGAAGGAGTTCTtatttacctttaaaaaaatatatattttttattatttattcattttgttcaaaCATTCATATCCTGTAGGTATATTATTGTAGTTctagcatttttttaaattaatgatCATCTTTCGTTTCTGAGCCCTGCGTGAGAATAACGGACACGACACCTTCACTGCCGCACCGGACTCGCTCTCCCACGGCGCTCCGGGCTCCGGTGTCTCTTCCTCCGCGGGACTGATGCAGCCTTGCGGACCTCGCGGCTCCACGCACACCGGACTCCGCGGCGCCCGACCGCAGCCTCTCGTCGGCGGAGGCTCGGCGTCTAGTCGGGCCATCAGCTCGGCCTCCAGGACCTCCTCGACCGCCTGGTCCAGCCGCTGCTCCAGCTCGCCCGGCGACAGCGGCTGCCACTCCCGCTGCGCCATGTCCAGCACGGCGCGGCCTGCCGACACGACGCACTCGCCGACGTCCATGCGAGGCGAGCCTAGGTTCGCCCCGGGACAGGAGCCGAGAAGAGAACGGGAGGCGAGCGAAGCTAatcgcggcggcggcggcgggcgggcATCGCCATTTATCGCTGCCGGCCAAACGCTAAGCTAGCCCGCTAGCTACCGAGCGCTGCCTTCAAGGTCTGTCGGAAAGTTGGAAACTTTTCGC of Gasterosteus aculeatus chromosome 11, fGasAcu3.hap1.1, whole genome shotgun sequence contains these proteins:
- the LOC120827562 gene encoding uncharacterized protein LOC120827562 — encoded protein: MDVGECVVSAGRAVLDMAQREWQPLSPGELEQRLDQAVEEVLEAELMARLDAEPPPTRGCGRAPRSPVCVEPRGPQGCISPAEEETPEPGAPWESESGAAVKHITGLLQSSGSRARLAGRARLSLSHTVLLSLALLSERVSYRSVSRRFHLEKGNIHRIFFSFCERLNALEEKHIRWPVGREAEESLFPLCSPEMDQQGVPRVLAVLGRTRVPIRLPIGKHDVESTVPEVKRMKKEAHPDSWLNLQLACDRRGRFLHCSVSKGSDTDGGGALRDKLKQRPELMPPGSCLVARGGHPLSARVLTPYSGSLGPREELFNKVLEEHFHILDQAVGNLKARFKRLRYLDIANYERARAVVLTACVLHNVFLDIGQGAQGDVEEEEAITPEGGLETDDEGLQRRDSISDLLFQMFDSGSV